From Fimbriimonadaceae bacterium, the proteins below share one genomic window:
- a CDS encoding ribonuclease J — translation MSELQVIPLGGVGEIGKNCMAIRQDDDIVVIDCGLTFPNEEMLGIDIVVPDFEYLIEHKDKLRGVFLTHAHEDHVGGLPYLLADVNCPIYATEFTHALIRQKLEEKCDFKSLDLRTYKPGDILQAGSLSVEPVRITHSIPDTCAMAIRTRHGIVLMTSDFKFDFTPVDGKLTNIARLGELGHEGVVLLLSDSTNVDRPGWGPSESSVKEGLTQVFQEAPGRVMLTTFASNIHRMQQVFDVAAEVGRKVVVVGRRMEQNVDVCARLGYMTVPSGVRIRLEDAKNYADHELAILTTGSQGEPMSALVRMSKEEYSRLRIRAGDTLLYSARPIPGNEAAIWRTINRLFRQGATVIYDNPTPIHVSGHAYREELKMMINLTRPYYVAPVHGEPRHQFLYLDLARQMGIPDHRLFTLRDGLPLCLNDTEAHFGDPVPCGRVLIDGSGTPGVTDEVLRDRHNVASEGLVVITLAIDPEAGEIIGDPIIQAKGFHGPEGTLDHANDALIDVLRQYSAADLRDANKLRHEIHDVVRRHIQKRCNLRPLVIPTIVEV, via the coding sequence GTGAGCGAACTTCAAGTCATCCCTTTGGGCGGCGTCGGCGAAATCGGCAAGAACTGCATGGCGATCCGTCAGGACGACGATATCGTCGTCATCGACTGCGGCCTCACCTTTCCGAACGAGGAGATGCTGGGCATCGACATCGTCGTCCCCGATTTCGAGTACCTGATCGAGCACAAGGACAAACTGCGCGGCGTCTTCTTGACCCACGCCCATGAGGACCATGTCGGCGGTTTGCCCTACCTGCTCGCCGATGTGAACTGTCCGATCTACGCCACCGAGTTCACCCATGCGCTGATTCGGCAAAAACTCGAAGAGAAGTGCGACTTCAAGTCGCTCGACCTTCGGACGTACAAGCCCGGCGATATCCTGCAGGCCGGCTCGCTCTCCGTCGAGCCTGTCCGGATCACCCACTCGATTCCCGACACGTGCGCGATGGCGATTCGCACGCGGCACGGCATCGTGCTGATGACCTCCGATTTCAAGTTCGATTTCACCCCGGTGGACGGCAAGCTCACCAACATCGCGCGCTTGGGCGAGTTGGGGCACGAGGGCGTGGTCCTCCTCCTCAGCGACTCCACCAACGTCGACCGGCCGGGTTGGGGGCCGAGCGAGAGCTCGGTGAAGGAGGGTCTGACCCAGGTGTTCCAGGAAGCACCAGGGCGCGTGATGCTGACGACGTTCGCGTCGAACATCCACCGGATGCAGCAGGTGTTCGACGTGGCCGCCGAGGTCGGACGGAAGGTCGTCGTCGTGGGCCGCCGCATGGAACAGAACGTGGACGTTTGCGCGCGGCTCGGGTACATGACCGTTCCGAGCGGGGTCCGCATCCGGCTCGAGGACGCGAAGAACTACGCCGACCACGAGCTGGCGATCCTCACGACGGGCAGCCAGGGCGAACCCATGTCGGCCCTCGTGCGCATGTCCAAGGAGGAGTACTCGCGCCTGCGCATCCGCGCGGGCGATACGCTCCTCTACTCGGCACGGCCGATCCCTGGCAACGAGGCCGCCATTTGGAGAACGATCAACCGGCTCTTCCGGCAGGGCGCGACGGTCATCTACGACAACCCGACTCCCATCCACGTCAGCGGGCACGCCTACCGGGAAGAGCTGAAGATGATGATCAACCTGACCCGGCCCTACTACGTGGCGCCGGTCCACGGCGAACCGCGCCACCAGTTCCTCTACCTCGACCTGGCCCGGCAGATGGGGATCCCGGATCATCGCCTGTTCACCCTTCGCGATGGATTGCCCCTGTGTTTGAACGACACGGAAGCCCACTTTGGGGATCCGGTGCCGTGCGGCCGCGTCCTGATAGACGGCAGCGGTACCCCCGGCGTCACCGACGAAGTGCTGCGCGATCGGCACAACGTGGCGAGCGAGGGCTTGGTCGTCATCACGCTGGCGATCGATCCGGAGGCGGGCGAGATCATCGGCGATCCGATCATCCAGGCCAAGGGTTTCCACGGTCCCGAGGGCACCTTGGACCATGCGAACGACGCGCTGATCGACGTGTTGCGGCAGTACAGCGCCGCAGACCTGCGCGATGCGAACAAGCTCCGGCACGAAATCCACGACGTCGTACGGCGCCACATCCAGAAGCGCTGCAACCTGCGGCCGCTCGTGATTCCCACGATCGTGGAGGTGTAG
- a CDS encoding DUF2156 domain-containing protein, producing MDETARRLVMRYGWNATAYQVLNKGIEHWFSEAGDGLVGFVRHKHVRVVAGAPIGPRERLPGIVAEWEEASSEAGERVCYFGAADRLREAVGLHPGSSIVLLGAQPSWDPARWHETVHAYPSLRAQFKRASNKNVVVREWSSEKATDHPELLRCLAEWLETRGLPPLHFLVEPETLHEVGDRRIFVAEKDGEAVGFVSMAPVPARNGWLTEQFVRGFDAPNGTIELMLDTAIEAVAFSGADYVTMGLVPLADHGLQARVTHPWWLRILLPWVRAHGRRFYNFDGLDAFKSKFRPHAWEPLYAIANEPVFSPRTLYAITEAFTARPPLVAVGLGLLRAARQEIRWAFHPRRPR from the coding sequence ATGGACGAAACGGCACGAAGGTTGGTGATGCGCTACGGCTGGAACGCCACGGCGTACCAAGTGCTGAACAAGGGGATCGAACACTGGTTTTCCGAAGCGGGCGACGGCCTTGTGGGATTTGTTCGCCACAAGCACGTGAGGGTCGTCGCCGGCGCCCCGATCGGGCCTCGGGAGCGGCTCCCCGGGATCGTCGCCGAGTGGGAGGAAGCGTCGAGCGAGGCTGGCGAACGGGTGTGCTACTTCGGGGCCGCCGATCGCCTCCGGGAGGCTGTGGGACTCCATCCGGGTTCGAGCATCGTGCTGCTTGGCGCCCAACCTTCTTGGGATCCGGCACGGTGGCACGAGACGGTTCACGCGTACCCCTCGCTTCGCGCTCAGTTCAAACGGGCTTCGAACAAGAACGTCGTGGTCCGCGAGTGGAGCTCCGAGAAGGCCACGGACCACCCCGAGCTGTTGCGATGCCTTGCCGAGTGGCTGGAAACGCGGGGGCTCCCTCCGCTCCACTTCCTCGTCGAGCCGGAGACCCTCCACGAGGTCGGCGACCGGCGCATCTTCGTCGCTGAGAAGGATGGAGAAGCCGTCGGCTTCGTGTCGATGGCGCCGGTTCCCGCACGCAACGGGTGGTTGACCGAGCAGTTCGTGCGAGGTTTCGACGCGCCGAACGGGACGATCGAACTGATGCTGGACACGGCGATCGAAGCGGTGGCGTTCTCCGGTGCCGACTATGTGACCATGGGGCTGGTGCCGCTTGCCGACCACGGGCTCCAAGCGCGTGTCACGCACCCTTGGTGGTTGCGGATCCTACTGCCGTGGGTTCGCGCGCATGGGCGCAGGTTCTACAACTTCGACGGTCTCGACGCTTTCAAGTCGAAGTTCCGGCCCCACGCGTGGGAACCGCTCTACGCGATCGCGAACGAGCCCGTGTTCAGCCCGCGCACGCTGTACGCGATCACCGAGGCGTTCACCGCTCGCCCGCCGTTGGTCGCCGTGGGCCTGGGGCTGCTTCGCGCAGCCCGGCAGGAGATCCGTTGGGCGTTCCACCCGCGGCGACCCCGGTGA
- a CDS encoding VOC family protein, whose protein sequence is MVYHGTIPFGAPSQLRLQMGVNPDGHMVLTVLTPFDQPMGHLHHLQVSPQELRAICDGKADRVIAQGEAGASIEFTSGTDDAHEMINIHYVDPEKWTDSRSTVTIEDLSALIGEAGHVAVPDAGAAEGPSAAPITGVDDICPVLAVRDVEDALAFYTEKLGFGEPWKYGEPVVYGGVKAGKHQVHFSRAESVTPAAGFAIYVTVENVDAIYARCTAHSVPIVEDLGLRPYKMRDFSLRDPNGHIVAFGQEMS, encoded by the coding sequence ATGGTATATCACGGCACCATTCCTTTCGGCGCGCCATCGCAGCTTCGCCTGCAGATGGGCGTCAACCCGGACGGCCACATGGTCTTGACGGTGCTGACGCCTTTCGACCAACCGATGGGGCACCTCCACCATCTCCAGGTTTCGCCCCAGGAACTCCGCGCCATCTGCGACGGCAAGGCGGACCGGGTGATCGCCCAGGGAGAAGCGGGCGCATCCATCGAGTTCACCTCGGGCACCGACGATGCCCACGAGATGATCAACATCCACTACGTCGATCCCGAAAAGTGGACCGACTCGAGGTCGACGGTCACCATCGAGGACCTCTCCGCGCTCATCGGCGAGGCGGGTCACGTCGCCGTCCCCGATGCCGGCGCGGCCGAAGGCCCATCCGCCGCCCCCATCACGGGAGTCGACGACATCTGCCCCGTCCTGGCGGTGCGAGACGTCGAGGACGCGCTTGCCTTCTACACCGAGAAGCTCGGCTTCGGCGAGCCCTGGAAATATGGGGAGCCCGTCGTCTACGGCGGGGTCAAGGCCGGCAAGCACCAGGTGCACTTCAGCCGCGCCGAGTCCGTGACGCCGGCCGCAGGGTTCGCGATCTACGTGACCGTCGAGAACGTGGATGCGATCTACGCGCGGTGCACGGCCCACTCAGTACCCATCGTCGAGGACCTGGGGCTGCGCCCTTACAAGATGCGCGATTTCAGCCTCCGCGACCCCAACGGACACATCGTGGCCTTCGGTCAAGAGATGAGCTGA
- a CDS encoding ThuA domain-containing protein has translation MHTPSALIVWGGWDGHEPDLVADLFRDMLSEEGFRVEVSSSLDAFCDAEKLAALDLIVPVVTMGTIRPDQRDPVLKAVSEHGVGLAGCHGGMCDAFREDSEWQFMTGGQWVAHPGNDGVRYTVRINRANPHPITQDLDDFEVVSEQYYLHTDPGNSVLATTEFPNPSAPGPHSGNPCQMPQVWTKTYGAGRVFYCALGHNRHVLESGTPRELMRRGFLWAAK, from the coding sequence ATGCACACACCCTCTGCACTCATCGTTTGGGGAGGCTGGGACGGCCACGAGCCCGATCTGGTCGCCGATCTCTTTCGCGACATGTTGAGCGAGGAGGGTTTTCGCGTCGAAGTCTCCAGCTCCCTCGACGCGTTCTGCGATGCGGAGAAGCTTGCCGCGTTGGACCTGATCGTGCCGGTCGTCACGATGGGCACGATCCGCCCCGACCAGCGCGATCCGGTGCTGAAGGCCGTCTCCGAACACGGCGTGGGTTTGGCCGGGTGCCACGGGGGCATGTGCGACGCCTTTCGAGAGGACTCCGAGTGGCAGTTCATGACCGGCGGCCAGTGGGTCGCGCATCCGGGAAACGACGGCGTGCGCTACACCGTGCGCATCAACCGCGCGAATCCGCACCCCATCACGCAGGACCTCGACGATTTTGAGGTGGTGAGCGAGCAGTACTACCTGCACACCGACCCAGGCAACTCGGTGCTCGCCACGACCGAATTCCCCAACCCGAGCGCACCGGGGCCGCACAGCGGGAACCCGTGCCAAATGCCCCAGGTGTGGACAAAGACGTACGGCGCAGGCCGCGTCTTCTACTGCGCGCTAGGCCACAACCGCCACGTCCTCGAGTCCGGCACGCCGCGCGAACTCATGCGGCGCGGTTTCCTCTGGGCCGCGAAATAG
- a CDS encoding SIS domain-containing protein — protein MHRIFDRAFSDAAQALASFRADPEIQSSLLEIAEALTEVLRKRGRVLVCGNGGSLADAMHFAEEWSGRFRGDRPAYPVLALSDPTHLTCVANDFGFEHVFSRQVEAFGHEGDLLIVLSTSGHSANIVEAAEAGRRRGMRVVGFLGKGGGRVRGLCDWCIVAPGETSDRIQELHMLALHVLIEVVEEALGHGA, from the coding sequence ATGCACCGCATTTTCGACCGTGCGTTCTCCGATGCCGCCCAGGCCCTTGCGTCGTTTCGCGCGGATCCGGAGATTCAGTCGAGCCTTCTCGAAATCGCCGAGGCGCTGACGGAGGTCCTCCGAAAAAGGGGGCGCGTCCTCGTGTGCGGCAACGGAGGGAGCCTTGCGGATGCGATGCACTTTGCCGAAGAGTGGAGCGGCCGCTTCCGAGGCGACCGCCCCGCCTACCCCGTCCTCGCGCTCTCCGATCCCACGCACCTCACGTGCGTGGCCAACGACTTCGGCTTCGAGCACGTCTTCTCCCGTCAGGTCGAGGCGTTCGGCCACGAGGGCGACCTGCTCATCGTCCTCTCCACCTCGGGCCATTCGGCAAACATCGTCGAGGCAGCGGAGGCAGGGCGAAGGAGGGGCATGCGCGTGGTGGGCTTCCTCGGCAAGGGTGGCGGCCGCGTGCGCGGGTTGTGCGACTGGTGCATCGTCGCTCCGGGGGAGACGTCGGACCGGATCCAGGAGCTGCACATGTTGGCGCTGCACGTGCTGATCGAAGTGGTGGAAGAGGCCCTGGGGCACGGGGCGTGA
- a CDS encoding glycosyltransferase family 39 protein encodes MNGPRGRALPIALAVLPLLGFWLYGLFDLDEGFYAAVVSAMLRTGDWITPHYRGHPWFEKPILLYWAAAPFAKVFGAAWALRVPSVLANIGTYAICAASMRRNVGESAAPWTWMVLGTSLLVAALGRMMMTDALLVFFLTGAFLAHWESRDGSLRWRLAAAASLGFAVLAKGPVALLLFAPVAVLACWREPDLRAGFGRGWVLGGVVFAAVVATWYAPAYLANPDSFVQKFLIEQNIQRFAGGDAAHAVPLWVGLPLYPAVLLVGMLPWSLYAFRAFPSPAKEHPYEAYLATWFGVVLLFFTIGGSKLPHYIFPAAIPFGMLIARRLGRGEPARTPWGAVATSLVVAALLNVGFVLYYASGQAEVHRLAVEARALGRPVISYQMGRREKGLGTGQAKIQETSLPSLEYYVNRVVLEAETLDELEAKGPGIVITRVGRLRDRDFETLREQGWTLTPLEKAPPKNYRMFQLSRMP; translated from the coding sequence GTGAACGGCCCCCGCGGTCGCGCGCTCCCGATCGCCCTGGCGGTGCTGCCGCTGCTCGGGTTCTGGCTCTACGGCCTCTTCGACCTCGACGAGGGTTTCTATGCGGCCGTGGTGTCGGCGATGCTCCGCACCGGCGACTGGATCACCCCCCACTACCGAGGGCATCCCTGGTTTGAGAAACCGATCCTCCTCTATTGGGCCGCCGCGCCCTTCGCGAAGGTTTTCGGAGCCGCCTGGGCGTTGCGCGTCCCAAGCGTGCTCGCCAACATCGGAACCTACGCGATCTGCGCGGCTTCGATGCGCCGCAACGTCGGTGAGAGCGCGGCGCCCTGGACGTGGATGGTCCTTGGGACGTCGCTGCTGGTCGCCGCCCTCGGACGCATGATGATGACCGACGCGCTGCTGGTGTTCTTCTTGACCGGCGCGTTCCTCGCGCACTGGGAGTCGCGGGATGGGTCGTTGCGGTGGCGTCTGGCCGCCGCGGCCTCGCTTGGATTTGCGGTGCTGGCCAAGGGACCCGTCGCGCTGCTTCTGTTCGCCCCGGTCGCCGTGCTGGCGTGTTGGCGCGAACCCGATCTGCGTGCGGGTTTTGGGCGGGGGTGGGTCCTCGGCGGTGTCGTGTTTGCGGCCGTCGTCGCCACCTGGTATGCCCCCGCGTATCTCGCCAACCCCGACTCGTTTGTGCAGAAGTTCCTGATCGAGCAGAACATCCAGCGCTTTGCCGGAGGCGACGCCGCCCACGCCGTGCCGCTCTGGGTGGGGCTGCCCCTCTATCCCGCGGTCCTCCTGGTGGGGATGCTGCCGTGGTCGCTCTACGCCTTCCGCGCCTTCCCAAGCCCGGCCAAGGAACACCCCTACGAGGCGTACCTCGCGACCTGGTTTGGCGTCGTGCTCCTCTTCTTCACGATCGGGGGGAGCAAGCTTCCCCACTACATCTTCCCCGCGGCGATCCCGTTCGGCATGCTGATCGCGAGGCGATTGGGCCGAGGCGAGCCAGCGCGCACCCCGTGGGGCGCCGTCGCGACGTCGCTGGTCGTCGCGGCGCTGCTCAACGTGGGATTCGTGCTGTACTATGCGTCGGGCCAGGCCGAGGTCCATCGCCTCGCCGTGGAGGCTCGCGCCCTGGGCCGCCCCGTCATCTCCTACCAGATGGGTCGGCGCGAAAAGGGCCTGGGCACCGGACAGGCCAAGATTCAGGAGACGTCCCTGCCTTCCCTCGAGTACTACGTGAACCGGGTGGTGCTGGAGGCCGAAACGCTCGACGAACTGGAGGCGAAGGGTCCCGGCATCGTGATCACGAGGGTCGGACGCCTGCGTGATCGGGACTTCGAGACGCTGCGGGAGCAAGGGTGGACCCTCACCCCGCTCGAGAAAGCACCGCCCAAGAACTACCGGATGTTCCAGCTCTCCCGCATGCCCTAA
- a CDS encoding phosphopentomutase has protein sequence MRRAIVIVLDGCGAGAAPDAEAFGDLDGPSTLKHVWEAAGGIDAPNLAAAGLFDAGGVSTGVRWTGRWGRLRELSQGGKDSVTGHWEMMGIVTEHPFPTYPQGFPIPLIKAFEQAIGTQTLGNCPASGTEIIQRLGELHMDTGFPIVYTSADSVFQIACHEEVVPVETLYEMCRQARELCTEPDNVQRVIARPFVGSKTEGFRRTERRKDFPLTAPPNLVDAVGNVLGIGVVPELFAGRGFRTTERTQSNAEHEKALWNALESDARLIFANFEDFDMLYGHRNDPAGFAKCLERFDATLAELEGKLRPDDLLLLTADHGNDPTTASTDHSREYVPCCLVGAGVAPGPYGDVDGMTAVGATVAAHLGVDWAVGTSLLG, from the coding sequence ATGAGACGGGCGATCGTGATCGTGTTGGATGGATGCGGAGCCGGCGCCGCACCGGACGCCGAGGCGTTCGGCGATCTCGACGGGCCCTCGACCCTGAAGCACGTGTGGGAGGCGGCCGGCGGCATCGACGCCCCCAACCTGGCCGCCGCTGGGCTCTTCGACGCGGGAGGCGTCTCGACCGGTGTGAGGTGGACCGGCCGCTGGGGCCGGCTGCGGGAGCTTTCGCAAGGTGGAAAGGACTCGGTGACCGGGCACTGGGAGATGATGGGAATCGTCACCGAACACCCGTTCCCCACGTACCCGCAGGGCTTTCCCATCCCCCTGATCAAGGCCTTCGAACAGGCGATCGGGACGCAGACCCTCGGCAACTGCCCCGCGAGCGGCACCGAGATCATCCAGCGTCTGGGCGAACTGCATATGGATACGGGGTTCCCCATCGTGTACACCAGTGCGGACAGCGTGTTTCAGATCGCGTGCCACGAAGAGGTCGTTCCGGTCGAGACCCTGTACGAGATGTGTCGGCAGGCGCGGGAGCTTTGCACCGAGCCGGACAACGTCCAACGCGTCATCGCCCGCCCCTTTGTGGGCTCCAAAACCGAGGGCTTCCGCCGCACGGAGAGGCGCAAGGACTTCCCGCTCACGGCGCCTCCCAACCTGGTGGACGCGGTCGGGAACGTCCTCGGCATCGGCGTGGTGCCGGAGCTGTTCGCGGGCCGCGGGTTCCGCACGACCGAACGCACGCAATCGAACGCCGAGCACGAGAAGGCCCTTTGGAACGCCCTGGAGAGCGACGCGCGCCTGATCTTCGCCAACTTCGAGGATTTCGACATGCTGTACGGCCACCGCAACGATCCCGCGGGCTTCGCCAAGTGTCTCGAACGGTTCGACGCGACGTTGGCGGAACTGGAGGGGAAGCTCCGTCCCGACGATCTGCTGCTGCTGACCGCCGACCACGGCAACGACCCGACGACCGCCTCCACCGACCACTCCCGAGAGTACGTGCCGTGTTGCCTCGTCGGAGCAGGTGTCGCACCGGGCCCGTACGGGGACGTGGACGGAATGACGGCCGTGGGCGCGACCGTCGCCGCCCACCTGGGGGTGGATTGGGCCGTGGGCACCTCCCTCCTGGGTTAG
- a CDS encoding ATP-grasp domain-containing protein, translating to MRPVALNKTDLKADLGLLGGGQLARMSIQAAQRMGLKCLSLDPAANSPASQIAPNRVGALDDPDAIAEIFRGAERVSLENEFIPAEAVREGCARAGVALDRLVPPLEALATIQDKLRQRQALARAGVPCPHAVALDDGGARAIEEIGFPMVLKARFGGYDGKGTRYARSESEFDAHRPLWEAGGWLAEGFVDFRRELAAMVFLGPHGKGCYPTMETVQTNHVCDLVFPSGTDASTIAMRAVEAVAEQGLFGVELFEVGEGEFLVNELAPRPHNTGHYTLDWGATSQFEQHVRLAMGWAPGTVDGEPVCMANLLGQEHAADLHGALSAVASLPGVHVHWYGKAEARVGRKMGHLNVRGGDDLVGRAREARARFYEAWEGK from the coding sequence ATGCGCCCCGTGGCCCTCAACAAGACGGACTTGAAGGCGGATCTCGGTCTGCTGGGCGGCGGCCAGCTCGCCCGTATGTCGATCCAAGCGGCGCAGCGGATGGGATTGAAGTGCCTCTCCCTCGACCCCGCGGCGAACTCCCCGGCATCGCAGATCGCCCCCAACCGGGTGGGGGCCTTGGACGACCCCGATGCCATCGCGGAGATCTTCCGTGGCGCGGAGCGGGTCTCTTTGGAGAACGAGTTCATCCCGGCGGAGGCCGTTCGGGAGGGGTGCGCCCGCGCGGGGGTGGCCCTCGACCGCCTCGTCCCCCCTCTCGAAGCGCTGGCGACGATTCAGGACAAGCTGCGCCAGCGGCAGGCGCTGGCGCGGGCGGGCGTCCCCTGTCCCCACGCCGTCGCCCTCGACGACGGCGGCGCCCGGGCGATCGAGGAGATCGGATTCCCCATGGTGCTCAAGGCGCGGTTCGGCGGCTACGACGGCAAGGGCACGCGGTATGCGCGCTCGGAGTCGGAGTTCGACGCCCATCGGCCGCTTTGGGAGGCCGGCGGGTGGCTGGCCGAGGGTTTCGTCGACTTTCGACGCGAGCTGGCGGCGATGGTGTTCCTGGGTCCGCATGGGAAGGGGTGCTATCCCACGATGGAAACGGTCCAGACGAACCACGTGTGCGACCTGGTCTTTCCCAGCGGCACCGACGCCTCGACCATCGCGATGCGGGCGGTCGAGGCCGTCGCCGAACAAGGGCTGTTCGGCGTGGAGTTGTTCGAGGTGGGGGAAGGGGAGTTCCTGGTGAACGAACTCGCCCCGCGACCCCACAACACCGGGCATTACACGTTGGATTGGGGCGCGACGAGCCAGTTCGAACAGCATGTGCGCCTCGCCATGGGTTGGGCGCCGGGAACCGTCGACGGGGAGCCTGTCTGCATGGCCAATCTGCTCGGGCAGGAGCACGCCGCGGACTTGCACGGGGCCCTTTCAGCCGTCGCAAGTCTCCCAGGGGTCCACGTGCACTGGTACGGCAAGGCGGAGGCGCGGGTGGGCCGGAAGATGGGCCATCTCAACGTCCGAGGCGGGGACGACCTGGTAGGGCGCGCCCGCGAAGCGAGGGCGAGGTTCTACGAGGCATGGGAAGGGAAATGA
- a CDS encoding enoyl-ACP reductase, protein MLLEGKKGLVLNITNKNSIGWAVAQLAADHGARVGVGAQNERMMESVLQLVDGDERFVPVMVDFGDEDQLDALAETSASTFGTLDFVVHSAAFAPREELAGRFIDTSREGFGIALDVSAYSLVRLCNKLEKVLADDASIVTMSYLGSTRAVGNYNVMGIAKAALEASVRYLAVDLGGRGIRVNTVSPGPINTVAARGVKGLTEMIEYVRGRAPLKRDAAQSEVAGTTIALLSDLTRGVTGQIVFVDAGYNIVGL, encoded by the coding sequence ATGTTGCTCGAAGGCAAGAAGGGGTTGGTCCTGAACATCACCAACAAGAACAGCATCGGATGGGCGGTGGCGCAGTTGGCGGCGGACCACGGGGCCCGCGTCGGGGTCGGCGCCCAAAACGAGAGGATGATGGAGAGCGTCCTCCAGTTGGTGGACGGGGACGAGCGTTTCGTGCCCGTCATGGTGGATTTTGGCGACGAGGATCAACTCGATGCGCTGGCGGAAACGTCGGCCTCGACCTTCGGCACGTTGGACTTTGTCGTGCACTCCGCCGCGTTCGCACCGCGGGAGGAGTTGGCGGGGCGGTTCATCGACACGTCGCGCGAGGGCTTCGGCATCGCGCTCGACGTGTCCGCGTACTCCCTGGTGCGGCTTTGCAACAAGCTGGAGAAGGTGCTCGCAGACGACGCCAGCATCGTGACGATGAGCTATCTGGGTTCCACTCGGGCGGTGGGAAACTACAACGTGATGGGAATCGCGAAGGCCGCGCTCGAAGCCAGCGTCCGGTACCTCGCCGTCGATCTGGGTGGCCGCGGCATCCGCGTCAACACCGTTTCTCCCGGCCCGATCAACACGGTGGCGGCACGGGGGGTGAAGGGGCTGACGGAGATGATCGAGTACGTCCGGGGTCGGGCGCCGCTCAAGCGCGACGCGGCCCAGTCGGAGGTGGCAGGCACCACGATCGCCCTCCTCAGCGATCTCACGAGGGGTGTGACCGGGCAGATCGTGTTCGTGGACGCCGGCTACAACATCGTCGGTCTGTGA
- a CDS encoding dihydrodipicolinate synthase family protein: MLASGVYPASVTPFDVRGRVDLAALARVLAWFEASGCRGAVLAGTNGEGPSLSAVEKRDLLIAAMGVRGSLDLILGVATPSLDEAIWSCKQAHRVGAAAVLLMAPFYFRDATEAGIERWFTEVLDASPLPILLYNFPQKTGIVLSPDLLARLAGHDRFSGAKDSSGDPANLSAYRQAVQPHHALFVGNETLLLDALGLGWTGTISGAANVIPQWLAAVCEEWSSQRESAETKFALALAAIEALRAGPQPALNKAVLRALGVLPDARVRAPMMECPEVRLDETLRVLRTTLGIGPA; this comes from the coding sequence ATGTTGGCATCGGGCGTCTATCCCGCATCGGTCACTCCGTTCGACGTCCGCGGACGGGTGGATCTCGCCGCGTTGGCGCGCGTGCTCGCGTGGTTCGAAGCCTCCGGTTGCCGGGGCGCGGTGCTGGCGGGGACCAACGGCGAAGGCCCCTCGCTGAGCGCGGTCGAAAAGCGCGATCTGCTTATCGCCGCGATGGGGGTCCGGGGGAGCCTCGACTTGATCCTCGGCGTCGCGACCCCCTCGCTCGACGAGGCGATCTGGTCGTGCAAGCAGGCGCACCGAGTCGGTGCGGCCGCGGTGCTGCTGATGGCCCCGTTCTACTTTCGCGACGCGACCGAGGCGGGAATCGAGCGCTGGTTCACCGAAGTGCTCGACGCGTCCCCGCTTCCCATCCTCCTCTACAACTTCCCCCAAAAGACGGGGATCGTCCTGAGCCCCGACCTTCTGGCGAGGCTTGCCGGGCACGACCGGTTCTCGGGGGCCAAGGACAGCAGCGGGGATCCGGCCAACCTCTCCGCGTATCGCCAGGCGGTGCAGCCCCACCACGCGCTCTTCGTCGGCAACGAGACCCTGTTGCTCGACGCCCTCGGACTCGGATGGACGGGAACGATCAGCGGGGCCGCGAACGTGATTCCCCAGTGGCTGGCCGCCGTTTGCGAGGAGTGGTCCTCGCAGCGCGAATCCGCAGAAACGAAGTTTGCGCTCGCCCTCGCCGCGATCGAAGCGCTCCGAGCGGGACCGCAGCCCGCGCTGAACAAGGCCGTGCTGCGCGCCCTTGGGGTGTTGCCGGACGCGCGTGTGCGCGCCCCTATGATGGAGTGCCCGGAGGTCCGGCTCGACGAGACGCTGCGGGTCTTGCGAACGACCCTCGGCATTGGCCCGGCGTGA